TGGAAAAATAAgacttaataaatgaataataatcctTCAATGATATCCccttttcgtatatttttgcgatatatgtatataaatatagttgtaaatattatatatattttatttttattagcttattttaaatgttattccaaatttaatattatacttacgTTTACATTCGTGCGCATCTTTGGTAGTGGCACGTCCCCAAGGTGCATCATTGAAAAAGGGCATACACTCGTTGCAATCTGGACCCGCAGTATTATGTTCACATCTAAAAGATTGAATCAcatctatttgaaatttatgaattaaatttataatataaaaaaattaatatgaaatcgCTTTAACTgcgttttcttaaaattttataaataatagaaaacataaaatatgtaaaataattttatatattttattaaaattattttattaaaatatatatatatatatatatatattatgtataatatttatataaaattacaattaattattccatttatatatttattatcatttcaattacatatcttatatcatacatattattaacatttaatcattttaactagttattgtatatagaaaaataattatttataaattatcttaccTACATACTCTACGAGTTTTTCCATCTACACTAGTACTGTTTACACATTCTCCAGCGTGACCATTGCAAGCACAACGTGCTCCAACAGCAACGTCAGCAATTGCATAGTAGTAGGATTTTAATACCTGATCATCGCCAAAAACTTCGTCACCAAAAGTGTTCATTTTATCTAATGTAATTCTTAAATCTGTCGCTTGCACCCAttccttttaaaataagaataacattatatcattataaattttttttattacattaataaataattttgttactttaatttcatattactatttttatttcatttttaacatgttatttgtaatttgttttctatactcaataataatttttataaaaaaaaattgttattgatgaaataaaaaaatgaaaaatgaattgaaaataaaataaaaattgtacctGTAATGCTGTAttagattcaaaattatatgccGAAGGTCGTCCTTCTAAAGTCGAATATGCGACAGCACCTTTCGTCAAAGGTGATATATCAGAATAGATAGAAGTACATAATACCCTGGTATCATCACCTCGTACTGTTTCCTTTGAATCCGGTAAATCATACATATCTCTACAACTCgcagaataaaattgataaggtTCCCATggcgaattttcattttttcttttatagataCCCCAACTTTCTGGACGCGGAGACTCAAAAAGCACTCTAACATATGTTATATCGAACGTCTTGcctataattaatgattattaaaaagcatgtatatatgtaaaaaaaaataataaaaaaatatatataaattaccaatttaataaaaattgacacatataatataaaaataataaatatttaattttttagagataaaataaattaaaaatttttatgatataaacagatacaaaaaatgttttaaacaaaattatttattataaattatgatttgaaattattaaaaaataaagattctaCGCCATTGTAATTCTTCACTAGCGGGATGCAAGTGGCTTTCTTTCTAAATGAACATGTGGTATACAGGCAAAGATTCTATGTTCTTctcatttttaagaatcttctACTATTATCTGAATTCTCGGAATGGTGTTAGAATTAGCtttgttacatatatataagacaaaattattttacaaatcacaattattaattttatctgtataaaaagattacttttattaataataaaatagaattctataacattttttatatttattatattcattaattctttgataaagataaatagttattttattattattttatgtcaaataataaatatattattatatatgattttattatacgatttatttgaataaaaatattattttcctgaaatatatgatacttttgtaaataactatataatttttccatcagTTTGGAATTCCGTATTTACAGTTATCATCGAGAATTATCTCATCGTACACGCATCCTGATAGATaacgatataaaatgaaagaatagaaatgaaaaagaagaaagcgaaaaatattgaaaatgagttaaatttatatcgtgaAATGAACTGAtgaataaattctctttttctatttataatataaatttcattatctatttcaattctatgaaaaattatctcaattatatgaatacagctatatttgaattcaaacaaaatataaaatatattttatacatcgtataaattatatgtaaaaatacatataaaactaacgtttaatataataacataacatttaatataaaatatacaatatttttatatcatacccAATGGTAATGTGAGATTAACTTGATTCGGATATTGAATTCCTTCATACATTGTTTCTGATTGCCACCAAGttgcattatcattattatcataatcggTAAGAAACGAAGCTAAATGATCTCCATATCGACAAATTTCGCAGGACTTTCTTTGGACACCAGTTTGTTTACAAAATTCTGTTTGTCGATCTTGGCCACATGTATTCGTTGCTTCCATAAGAACATTAAATGCCGCATTTTCAAAAGGTGGTATACACCTCTACAACATgtgtttagaataatatttaatagaattataaatttttattacaaaatttaaaatatttttttttcgcaatgttcagaaattatatcaataattaatactttttttcactgtgtatttttttcattttctttttttctctttttttttaaattaaaatttaaaaatattttaaattaaatataatatttatattaaatgttagtAAAATGAcagataaaaatgttataagatAGACCAAGATACTAATGTTTTCAGATTATTTTCGTcccagatatatatattataacatattttctataaaattctgtaatatctgaacaaaaaaattttttaaaaattaaaattaaaattaaaaaattttaaataaaaaaattaaagagtaaaaaaaataaaattagaaaaataaaaattagaattttattaaatccttTAATATTCAGAACGATTATTTAGTTACAGTTATTTATAGTTATCGTCGAAAATTGATGTAAtttcaaatctttaaaatgataacctaatataataacatcttcaaaaaaaaataaaaattttaatgattaaaaaacagaataattaaaagtctgttcatacttattatatttttatgaaataatatttatataaatataaaataatataactatgaaagataatttatttttttttgaaaaataaattaatcaaattattattactaaattaataaaaaatattatttaataattaaatatattgtaatttacatatactaaatattactatttttgtaattcgaaattaaataaaaaaatattaatttaattatataaatattataaagaaagaaaaagaagaataaagaaagaaaaataaattaataataaaataaaataaattgttttgatatttatatatttatataaatataataaataaaattacgaaccTGTGGTCTTCCATTGTCATCATAGCATTTGTCTTCATCacgattttttgaaaatcgacTATAAAAAAGTTCATCTAAAGGATCAGGTTCCGCAAATACTGTTATCAAGCAGATtgcaagtaaaataaatattttcttgtgcCTTTCTCTGTTCATATTTGAACTTTTttagagtttttttttatgtaattttttttaataattttgaatgaaaactcaaatctttttttgaattttttaaaggtcagaatataaactaattttcGACTGAGTTCATTGACAAGGAAAgttccaataatttttacttttcactGTCGCGATTGCATTCTGCAATCTTCCGTTTGCCTGGCCTTCCTacctatttattaattattaatttattaatttatatttattaattttatatttattaattttaatattaattaatcttttctttgattttctatactaaatttattaaatttaacatataagaaaatatatatatatatatacatgtaatttttataaaaaattaaaatgaaaatattaatataattacatacaaaaacagaaaaattgaacataattctgttttcaaatttataaatcatttcacaatgaaaaattattaaaattataatttaaatataaaaatcataatttataattaaaataacatcatatatgtacataaaatatatttctatataaaataaaaatgttattgtaaagtttatatttctacatatatttttcattaatcttataaaataatttttaatttaaattaaaattctgcaaTTGAATTAGTAACATTTGttcaagtaaaataattaaatattaatttatatatatattctatattatttaataaattattttgcatttaatatcgtttctttattaaaatttattcttttttatctaaaatttttaaaattttgaagaataaatatgaaaatttcttctgaTCACAGATTTCGGCACATAAATCACGAACtgcaatttcaataaatatttatgttataattttagaaaataaacaatGTCAATTTAAAGAAGTTTgtaaccaaaaaaaaataatcttttattccttattaaaataaaaatttaaataattaatattcacaaaattatatgaaacacAAATTGACCGtgaattcacttttttttcaataaaaaaattcacataagtatcacgaatttttaaaatgaacaataaattttcattctaacCTCTTCAACTGATAGAAGATTGGTAAATCATAAGAAAACTTCTTTCCCTGCAACAGTTTAGCGAGATACTGAACGAGAGTTGTATCGTTGTCATAGACATGAGTGAGGGAATCGTATATGTCGAATATTTGTAGTGGTAATATACCGTAGGAAGTATAGgctaaaaaagatatataataatgagattattacattttatatttcattactagcaataatatgtataaatgtacatatttatgttttttaaaattttaattttaatagaaaaaaatatttaaaaaatttgaaatacattttcttGATATGTTTATGAAcacagtaaataaataatacaataaaaaaatcttgaaataatttaaaatctgaaaTTAAGCATTGTTTAatgaacttttatttttgcgaattgagaatagaaattattttagaattatattattttagtagaATTCATGATCAGTAATATCTTGCTAGAACGGAAGTGAAAAGATTAGAAAACGATGACTTCTTCCTATCATTATCaacaatacaataaaatactttaaatattctcaCTTCATATTGTgtcaatctaatttttaaataaaatatattaaaataaataaaatacaaagatgaataaaatatagaaaacattatataaaaatataaataattttaaaatatatttttaaaattatgtttattacgaaacaataatatcatattattaaaaattcattattttgtcatttcatatcaataaatatataaattattattaatatttataaaaatatatatataatattattacttattgtaaatatatttatcaaaaatttgttaaaaattgttattatacctttatatttttattatatatttttatataacttaaatatatattgcgtaaaagatacattataaaagatacgatatatttttctgtttatcttattatttatatatacaatcatattaaatcttttaattttaatttaataaaatatatttataattttattaattttaatataatatagagtattatatattcggtacttaatttcattgttaaataaacatatcggaaatgtttataatcttctatttttttttgttatgacAAATCTtacctataaatttattttttgttaaaatatgaaaatcttgtgatgatttataaaatactatatttttaatttttatttgactaTATTATGTACATTACATATCTTTATCTAAAAGTGTAGAAAGATGTACTTTCAAATCTTGAAGATTTCTAAACACATCCTTCGTAGggacttttttttcatctataaCATCATTATTATGTTGAACAAGAATAGCATTCCAGTTAGCATTTTTCGCTCCAATATAATCATTACTAATAGAATCACCAATATGTATCGCTTGTTGGGGAATTATGTCGATATTATGTCGTTCTTTTGTTAACCTAAGagcttcattaaatattaaagtatctgGTTTCTCAATACCGAAATCATAAGATgttaaaacgaaagaaaaataaaaacgtatCCTTGTGTCTTTAAGTACCGCTTCCAATCTCTCatcgaaatttgatattacaCCCAAAATCAAGTCCTTTTCTCGAAGATATTCCAGTAATTCGATTGTGCCAGGATATTTATGCCAACATAAGCTCGTACCATAGCATTTTATCAAACTGTTAGCAACCTACGGgtcataatgataaaaaaggtCATCGACAGTAGGTATGAGTTTAGGTTAGATTTTTTtcggtaattatttttctttttctaatataatgtaataaatacttcctgtattttataatctttgtatcttttttatatcaacataaaaattcaaaaatgaaattgataaaaataaaaatttaaattatcataattgatataaaataaaaaatcatgtaatgataaaatatagataatttatagtcagtttaaaaattaaattaaaacaattgttaagcttaatttatttctaaaaataattttatttctgataaatcatattaaattatatttttaatttatattatattgatataaataaacattttatataaaaatataaaaataaaaatgttaaataaaaatgacatcaaattttattttatttatttcattatagattctaaaattcttatagagtttttaaattttcaacatcgtgaaaattttcatcaccTTATCCAAAGTAGCATCAGAAATGTAATTATGTTgctctttgaaaatattatgaacTATTTGTCTCCACCAATTTTTCCATCCAATGCCTGTGTGTTTACCATAAACAGGATGTTCTAAACTAAGTTTACGAAAGTTGTTTTTGAAGCTTCGCGCCAATTTATGTGGATCAATTGACAGACCGTGTTGAGAACCAATTTCAGCATAATGTTTTTCCAAATTTGTCATCAATAACGTATCAGTAACATCAAATGTTATTAATCGCGGTCGGACGaactttatcattattaaattttgtctaCAAAGAAATACCAAATATTTAGAAcactatttttatcatataatatacgatgaaaaaaatacactTGTTTCACGTCGTGAACAGTACTACCAATCGATTTCATatggagaaagaattttttatatttccaacgctatcataagataaaaattttaaatttattttcatatataaaaatattgatactatttcaaattattttgcgttgttattttattttattattttaatactaattataattaaatattttttagtacaatacaaaattaataatagaaatttattcttacttactatttaaatttatttttaataaaataaccagttgaagaaatattaactGAAAGATGATCACATTAGAGAAACTTGTGCATCTcatttcaaaagaataaaaatatgacgACTATTCTCACGCCGTCAACACGTGACATTTCTGTGAAAAACATGTGAATGatgttagaattatataaatctttttaattagaattaatgagaataatttatatttaattttttttttaattatcaaaatattgtatatatatttatatattataaaaaataattttttatgcatcaaatttttttttaaatatgaaaaattaaaataaatacaagtattaatcataaacattagattatatatatttgaaaataatagcaTACAAAAATGGATAGGTAACttgtttctatataaaattttgaattgttaaatattttaatgtcagTAAATAATctatcaatatcaaaaaattataagatgaatatgttcatatattgtgtaaatttaattgaaaaattcaagacaaattctatgaattttatatacaatattttaatcaatatttaacaattggaATAAGTACATAATTTCTCGCGTGACCTATTTATCACGTAGTAGATAAAAATGTTCATTCGGTATGCGACGTACACaagcattattttataatatatgtgtaaatatatataacatgtattatatatatatacatatatcgtaaacagaatgtaaaaaaatttaattatctttatatacagTTTTacctatttatattaaacgtatatatagatgtaaatatatatataaattataaaacattactaTTTAATGTctctaagaataataatagtaacatgtgctttttatatttcctattaatatatgtatatataaaaatgcaagATCTTATTGCGTTCACTTACATTTAATTcctattcatgaaaaaaatatccaggAGAAATTTGGTTATACATAATGGTTTTTACGCCAGTAAAATCTAGTTATTGCAAATTGttgcattataaaattgtatttgttcGATTTTGATTCCATAGTTTGAAaacttattcataattataataattataagaaaattatgagaatatttaatcgatatttctatcttattcatatgatcgataaaaaattatttattcaaaaataatattatagaacttaaaaagaatattttgaacatAATTCGATAGAGCAGGGTTTCTCAAACTTCCTGCACTTAGCaccatatttgatatttattcaatttttttttatatttttttaaattataaatttttattattcgtctaaactttcttttttattaagatgtGGATACAAAGAATTTCtacaaaaaactattaatatggattaatatatatatataatatttcgaataagcATTTTGcacttttattcaatattcatttttttttttttctaaatttttctcaatcttaaaaatattcttcactACACCATTGTAATTGCACTTTTatgattttgtttatttttttttttttaattgtacagTATGAGGTAAAAACCTTCGTAATTTATcagtcaaatttatattatttaattctataatcttatttctatataaaaacattttatgaagaattaaaaagctGCTATTAATTAATCTCATAAGATCGCTTACCGATAAAGGTCTTCCAACATTTCAAATGCAAAATgctttaatatcttaattttctacttttcataaattttttaaccagGTTTAATCAACTTTATATTTGTTCGATTCATTTTGAGAATCCCCGCAATAACGAACTCTCACAATCATTTGAACAGCTTGCTGCAGTTTTTAAGAGACAATTTAAATACGTCATACTGACTAATCATCACAGCAGAACAGTAAAGACGTAATtagtaaatagtttaataataataataataataataataataataataataataataataataataataataataataatataatgacaataataatatagtgataataataatataatgataataatgataatgataataataatcataatgatgataatgatgatgatgatgatgataataataataataataataataataaattgtagcagtagtagtagtagtagtagtagtagtagtagtagtagtagtagtagtagtagtagtagtagtagcagcagcagcagcagcagtagtagcagcagcagcagcagcagcagcagtagcagcagcagcagtagcagcagcagcagcagcagcagcagcagcagtagcagtagcagcagtagtagtagcagTAATAGCagtagtagcagtagtagcagtagtagtagtagtagtagtagtagtagtagtagtagtagtagtagtagtagtagtagcaacagtagtaatagtaataataataataaaaataaataaataataatagtaataataataataataataataataaataatagtagttgtagtactaatattaataactataattataattattgtaataattatataataataatagattgtttttttttgtaaatctatataaagcaaaacaaaatttagaaatacattttttttagatattgcgCATTCTTTTAAAGTAtgtcttatataaaaatataagacatatatattatatatttatgatttatgttATTCATCTATCAAAATTTGGTATCTCACAGActtttctatatatgtatgtatgtatataatgtataatatataatagatgtacatttttgtttatcttctatataatatagtacaaatttattaattcacctTGATTGGTGTTGATTTgtcgattttattttgtttttaaaaatcataacgaCGCATAtactgtaaaaaataaaaaggaaaaaaaaaataatatacatataaatgtaaGCTATATTCAATGTACAAATTTCTCTACAAAAAATGAGaatcaatcaaaataaaacatgaaaaaatgttacgttgATCTACGTTAAAAATCTCCACGATAATTTCGTGAATGtacaattattaagatttaacaATTTGCGTGACTGACGGAttccttaaaaataaaattattttattacaaagttgTACATAGCGAAAAGTGGcatactttgtttttttttcattcgtaatAATCAATTGCCCCAttgattatatcatattttaaaaaaaagccaTGGGATAATCGATCAACGAGTTAATATTTCCATGATCATTATACAATGATTGGAATTAGATGTAGtctagaattaatatatatgcttgtatgtatgtacaaatatttcatactgtatgtatataataatcattgataACGAGAAATATTTGTTGCGGCAGTCctcgtttcttatttttatcattagaatttcattaataataatatatgtacgaATAGTACAATATATCTTCACCTATCTCTAAtagttttatgtaaataaaaattatctgctAAATACATCGATCAGTCTCAcaatcgttatatttttaataaattgatgtaagttttcctttttctctgtGTTTACTGCACAATTGCAATGGGcaaatcatcattatcattatcatcactaccaccaccaccatcaccactATTATATAACTAAGACGTTTTTGGGAGATCGAcgttataaaacatatatattatatttatatatgttttttctatGCTATATCATGCTTCGAAATTGTCATTCCTCTTTAatctgtctctttctctctcaatttgtataaatttaaaaaaaatgtttaatgcgatatataaatatttatagatgaaacttattaaaaagaaaaaacaaaaaagaaaataaaaaaaaaagtaattgaaagaaaaggaacaaaaatatatacaaggaCAAACACCGGCATGTAATGCATAAGAATGCACGGaaacattcaaaatattcagaCCGAAAGTTGcaccataattttttaacatgtgCATATAAAAAcatgcaattatataaattatttctcagtaaatattattgaataaacatcgcaaatggaaaaaagaaatagaagttACTTTTCCTCATCAAATAGATTTTTGTGTATGGATCGTAAAATCAATTCAAGGATTTTTTATGTCGAGTTGTTACGAtcctcttttttcattttttttttaaatttgttacacaaaaatgtagaaaaaaagattatacagaataattttttcgcaaaaatTGTTCATGTTTCTCatcgcaaaatatttaaatatcggaATCTGCCAGGTCACTGTAGTAAAATACTTGcaccattatttttttttttattttgtattctcGCTCAcggattctttctttctttttccctgtttttctctcttaattaattcctgttttgtaaaatatgattaaaaaaaatgcaatttgaaATCAACGATTTGCCAAAATCACGCAgttcttttatcaaaatta
The sequence above is drawn from the Apis cerana isolate GH-2021 linkage group LG11, AcerK_1.0, whole genome shotgun sequence genome and encodes:
- the LOC107998599 gene encoding rhythmically expressed gene 2 protein is translated as MIKFVRPRLITFDVTDTLLMTNLEKHYAEIGSQHGLSIDPHKLARSFKNNFRKLSLEHPVYGKHTGIGWKNWWRQIVHNIFKEQHNYISDATLDKVANSLIKCYGTSLCWHKYPGTIELLEYLREKDLILGVISNFDERLEAVLKDTRIRFYFSFVLTSYDFGIEKPDTLIFNEALRLTKERHNIDIIPQQAIHIGDSISNDYIGAKNANWNAILVQHNNDVIDEKKVPTKDVFRNLQDLKVHLSTLLDKDM